One Endozoicomonas gorgoniicola DNA window includes the following coding sequences:
- a CDS encoding ISL3 family transposase has product MRDKQLYSQILGIESPWFVSEVELSLQDQQVRVFIEHNGKKACKCSVCDKPCSGYDHITQKWRHLDTCQFQTILVARVPRTQCPEHKVLAINVPWAESDSRYTALFEALVIDWLKEATTKAVARQMKLGWNAIDGIQQRAVKRGLARRDAKPPKRIAVDETSFQKHHEYVTVVTDHDQGVVIHVSDDRKSDSLNEYFDTLPYDHKEGIECVTMDMSKAYIKSVSENVPDADQKIAFDKFHVAQSLGKAVNKVRIEENKALVNQGVELLKGTRYDWLTNPENMSEEQWDNFEPLRNSTLKTARAWAIRQMAMSLWNYKSRAWAIKAWKRWLCWAQRCRLEPIKEVARTVKEHLWGIINAIVLEANNGRAEGVNSKIQSLKNRACGFRNRERYKTAIYFHLGGLDLYPTGVHR; this is encoded by the coding sequence ATGCGTGATAAGCAACTCTATTCTCAAATACTGGGTATTGAGTCTCCTTGGTTCGTTTCTGAAGTTGAATTGTCATTACAGGATCAACAGGTTCGGGTATTCATTGAACACAATGGTAAAAAGGCCTGCAAATGCAGTGTTTGCGATAAGCCCTGCTCTGGCTACGACCACATCACTCAGAAGTGGCGTCATCTGGATACCTGTCAGTTTCAGACTATTCTAGTTGCCAGGGTTCCACGGACCCAGTGCCCTGAGCATAAGGTGTTAGCCATCAATGTGCCCTGGGCTGAATCTGACTCTCGATATACAGCTCTGTTTGAAGCCCTTGTTATTGACTGGCTAAAGGAGGCAACTACGAAGGCAGTTGCACGACAAATGAAGCTTGGTTGGAATGCCATAGACGGTATTCAGCAGCGTGCAGTGAAGAGAGGACTGGCTCGTCGTGATGCTAAGCCACCAAAACGAATCGCTGTTGATGAAACCTCATTTCAAAAGCATCATGAATACGTCACAGTGGTCACTGACCACGACCAAGGCGTTGTTATTCACGTTTCTGATGACCGTAAAAGTGACAGTCTCAACGAGTACTTTGACACACTGCCCTATGACCATAAAGAGGGGATCGAATGCGTGACGATGGACATGTCCAAGGCTTACATCAAGTCAGTCAGTGAGAATGTTCCAGACGCAGATCAGAAGATTGCATTTGATAAGTTTCACGTTGCTCAGTCTCTGGGTAAAGCTGTCAACAAGGTTCGGATAGAAGAGAACAAAGCCCTTGTAAACCAAGGTGTAGAGCTGCTTAAGGGGACTCGCTACGACTGGCTGACTAACCCTGAAAACATGTCTGAAGAGCAGTGGGATAACTTCGAACCACTGAGAAACTCGACACTTAAAACAGCTCGCGCCTGGGCCATCCGGCAAATGGCAATGAGCTTATGGAATTACAAGTCCAGAGCTTGGGCAATCAAGGCCTGGAAGAGGTGGCTATGCTGGGCGCAGAGATGTCGGCTTGAGCCCATAAAAGAAGTTGCCAGAACGGTCAAAGAGCACTTGTGGGGTATCATCAACGCTATTGTCCTTGAGGCTAATAACGGTCGAGCAGAGGGAGTGAACAGCAAGATTCAGAGTTTGAAGAATCGGGCTTGTGGCTTTCGAAACCGTGAAAGATATAAGACAGCGATCTACTTTCATCTTGGAGGCTTGGACTTGTACCCCACTGGCGTACATCGTTGA
- a CDS encoding LysE family translocator yields the protein MDDTIHAIQKLALVWGEYPVNFETWLSYVGTTFMVCLIPGPTILMVMAQALNHGTKSLLPLIMGTGAGSLLTMLLSFIGLGALMSASAVVFGALKWLGAVYLVYLGINYWRAPLESLRLQSGLMDARQVFRDSFIVTALNPKSIVFFVMLLPLFIDDSHPILMQMMILSVSFIAVSSSTVLIYGLSSGYIHNKLQSPSVRKWFNRTGGGLLMGAGALMAMMQK from the coding sequence TTGGATGACACCATCCACGCTATTCAGAAGCTGGCATTGGTGTGGGGAGAGTATCCGGTGAACTTTGAGACCTGGCTTTCTTATGTCGGGACCACTTTTATGGTCTGTTTGATTCCTGGCCCAACGATTCTTATGGTGATGGCGCAGGCGCTGAATCATGGCACTAAATCGTTACTGCCACTGATTATGGGGACAGGAGCAGGCAGTCTTCTGACTATGTTGCTGTCATTTATTGGACTGGGCGCACTGATGTCAGCCTCGGCTGTTGTCTTTGGAGCATTGAAGTGGCTTGGGGCGGTTTACCTGGTCTATCTGGGTATAAACTACTGGCGTGCGCCATTAGAGTCACTCAGGCTCCAGTCCGGCCTGATGGATGCCCGTCAGGTCTTCAGGGATTCATTTATCGTGACAGCCCTGAACCCGAAAAGTATTGTGTTTTTTGTGATGTTGTTACCGTTGTTTATTGATGACAGTCATCCGATTCTGATGCAGATGATGATTCTGTCGGTCAGCTTTATTGCGGTATCAAGCTCAACCGTCCTGATTTATGGTTTGTCCTCCGGTTATATACACAACAAACTCCAGTCGCCTTCAGTCCGGAAATGGTTCAACCGCACCGGTGGCGGTCTGCTGATGGGGGCGGGCGCTTTAATGGCAATGATGCAAAAGTGA
- a CDS encoding glycerate kinase — MNLALTGGRALQLNLPNTGTAQELFNTCSAPGGEARGAFSYGRLPRVFKPLVKRHKPVTGKRIIMKIVIAPDSFKECLSAIDVATAIETGMRRVLPSAEFIKVPVADGGEGTLQSLVDGTAGRFYSRTVTGPLGEPVEARFGVLGDGKTAVIEMAEASGLERILPHLRNPLLTTTYGTGELVREALNLGVSRIIVAIGGSATNDGGAGMMAALGVRFLNDKGEELPAGGAALTDLASIDCSAMDSRLANVRVTAACDVNNPLTGANGATAVFGPQKGATPAMVVQLDKALTNYAAVIQQCLDVDIEHVAGAGAAGGMGAALLTFMEADLKPGINIVLETVRLKAQVGGADLLITGEGRMDGQTVHGKTPVGVARVAKAEGIPVIALAGSVAKGFEAVYEHGIDAVFPVVHGAVSLPDALETGRENLERTAENIARLLQLTPVSR; from the coding sequence TTGAACCTGGCATTGACCGGTGGCAGAGCATTGCAGTTGAATTTACCCAATACTGGTACAGCACAGGAGTTATTTAACACCTGTTCAGCACCGGGTGGTGAAGCCCGGGGGGCATTCAGCTATGGCCGTTTACCAAGGGTTTTCAAGCCTTTGGTAAAACGTCATAAACCGGTCACAGGGAAAAGGATAATTATGAAAATAGTCATTGCCCCCGATTCCTTTAAAGAGTGCCTGAGTGCGATAGATGTCGCCACTGCTATAGAAACAGGAATGCGTCGTGTATTACCTTCGGCTGAGTTCATTAAGGTACCCGTTGCGGATGGTGGTGAAGGAACACTGCAGTCGCTGGTGGACGGAACGGCCGGGCGGTTTTATTCACGAACGGTAACCGGGCCGTTGGGGGAGCCGGTAGAAGCCCGTTTTGGTGTTCTGGGTGATGGCAAAACCGCAGTGATTGAAATGGCTGAAGCTTCCGGGCTTGAACGGATTTTACCTCATCTTCGCAATCCTTTGCTGACGACAACTTACGGCACTGGTGAGCTGGTTCGTGAAGCTTTGAACCTTGGGGTCAGCCGGATTATTGTTGCCATTGGCGGCAGTGCAACCAACGATGGTGGTGCCGGTATGATGGCAGCGCTGGGGGTTCGCTTCCTGAATGACAAAGGGGAAGAGTTGCCTGCTGGTGGTGCGGCGCTGACTGACCTTGCCAGTATTGATTGCAGCGCTATGGATTCACGACTGGCAAACGTGCGTGTCACGGCAGCCTGTGATGTGAATAACCCGTTAACGGGAGCGAATGGTGCCACGGCGGTATTTGGCCCCCAGAAGGGGGCGACGCCGGCTATGGTGGTGCAACTGGACAAGGCTCTGACAAATTATGCGGCAGTGATTCAACAATGTCTGGATGTAGATATTGAACACGTTGCCGGAGCCGGCGCTGCCGGTGGCATGGGAGCCGCCCTGCTGACCTTTATGGAAGCAGACCTGAAACCGGGCATTAATATAGTTCTCGAAACCGTCAGGCTGAAAGCTCAGGTCGGGGGCGCTGACCTGTTGATTACCGGAGAAGGACGCATGGATGGTCAGACAGTGCATGGTAAAACCCCGGTCGGGGTCGCCCGGGTCGCTAAAGCGGAAGGTATACCTGTGATTGCACTGGCTGGCAGTGTCGCCAAGGGCTTTGAAGCGGTTTATGAACATGGCATTGATGCCGTATTTCCAGTGGTTCATGGGGCTGTTTCTTTGCCTGATGCCCTTGAGACGGGGCGGGAGAACCTTGAACGTACAGCTGAGAATATCGCCCGACTGTTACAGCTCACACCCGTGTCCCGCTGA
- a CDS encoding HIBADH family dehydrogenase, which yields MTKASFCFDDQRSGQTQKSQSGIVGQIITKYYKFASKAGADPVKIGEALMGGFVPSRILEVHGERIVKGTFDPGLRLLAPA from the coding sequence ATGACTAAAGCAAGTTTTTGTTTCGACGACCAGAGGTCTGGACAAACACAAAAAAGTCAGTCCGGGATAGTGGGGCAAATTATCACCAAATATTATAAGTTTGCCTCAAAGGCGGGTGCCGACCCTGTAAAAATTGGTGAAGCCTTAATGGGTGGCTTTGTGCCTTCCAGGATTCTTGAGGTCCACGGTGAACGCATAGTGAAAGGCACTTTTGACCCCGGCTTAAGACTTTTGGCCCCGGCTTAA
- the icd gene encoding NADP-dependent isocitrate dehydrogenase: MHYQHITTPANAERITIHPDQSLYVPDNPIITFIQGDGVGADITPVTLNVVDAAVKYAYGESRKIGWMEVFNGEKAAELYDGDWFPQETLHAIREHVVALKGPLTTPLGGGFRSLNIALRQEMDLFVNMRPVQWVPGVPSPITHPEKTNMVVFRENSEDIYTGIEWKAGSLQSEQLMAFLQQEMGVSRIRFTEQCALGIKPISEQGCKRLIRHAIQYALDHQRRSVTLVHKGNIMKFTEGAFRQWGFQLAKDEFGAKPHNHGRELVIDNNGHTLIIKDAIADSMLQYILLQPEQFDVIATMNQNGDFIADALSAQVGGSAIVPGANLNNELAIFEPTHGTAQTIAGKDKMNPCSMLLCAELMLEHIGWKEAAGLIRKGIEETIQGKVVTYDFARMIAGAREVSCSEFGEAVIQNMNTSKSQLPLL; this comes from the coding sequence ATGCATTACCAGCACATCACCACACCGGCAAACGCTGAACGAATCACCATTCATCCCGACCAGTCCCTTTATGTTCCGGACAATCCCATTATCACTTTTATCCAGGGCGACGGCGTTGGTGCAGATATAACACCGGTCACCCTGAACGTCGTGGATGCTGCGGTTAAATATGCCTATGGCGAAAGCCGGAAGATTGGCTGGATGGAAGTCTTCAACGGTGAGAAAGCAGCTGAACTCTACGACGGAGACTGGTTTCCGCAGGAAACCCTGCACGCCATCCGGGAACATGTCGTTGCCTTAAAAGGCCCTTTGACCACACCGCTCGGGGGTGGTTTCCGCTCCCTGAATATCGCCTTGCGACAGGAGATGGATCTGTTTGTCAATATGCGTCCGGTGCAATGGGTACCCGGCGTACCTTCCCCCATTACTCATCCTGAAAAAACGAACATGGTCGTATTCAGGGAAAATTCTGAAGATATTTACACCGGCATCGAATGGAAAGCCGGTTCATTGCAGTCAGAGCAGCTTATGGCGTTTCTGCAACAGGAAATGGGGGTTTCCCGAATACGGTTTACCGAACAATGTGCGCTCGGCATCAAGCCCATCTCGGAACAGGGGTGTAAACGGCTGATTCGCCACGCCATCCAGTATGCCCTGGATCACCAGCGCCGGTCTGTCACCCTGGTGCATAAAGGCAACATCATGAAGTTTACGGAGGGCGCTTTCAGGCAGTGGGGCTTTCAACTGGCTAAAGACGAATTTGGCGCTAAACCACACAACCATGGTCGTGAGCTGGTTATAGACAACAATGGACATACACTGATCATCAAAGATGCGATTGCTGACAGCATGTTGCAGTACATTCTACTGCAACCTGAACAGTTTGATGTTATTGCGACCATGAACCAGAACGGCGATTTCATTGCTGATGCCCTTTCGGCCCAGGTCGGTGGCAGTGCTATTGTACCAGGCGCAAATCTGAACAACGAGCTGGCTATTTTCGAACCGACTCACGGTACCGCCCAGACCATTGCCGGTAAGGATAAAATGAACCCCTGCTCAATGCTGCTCTGTGCAGAGCTGATGCTGGAACATATAGGCTGGAAAGAAGCAGCAGGTTTAATCCGGAAGGGTATAGAAGAAACCATTCAGGGCAAAGTCGTGACTTACGACTTTGCCCGAATGATTGCCGGAGCCAGGGAAGTGAGTTGTTCTGAATTTGGAGAAGCCGTTATTCAGAACATGAACACTTCTAAATCTCAGCTACCGCTTCTTTAG
- a CDS encoding malate synthase G, producing the protein MAPQIHSDQGYKSRCRLFVDTPLIHFIEKELLPGSGVSVETFYESLTTLVQEFGKTNRALLKKRLDYKGQIDQWHKDRREQGIAFDAGAFEQFLRDTGYIVEAPDQVKVTTSGVDPELANIAGPQLVVPVKNARFALNAANARWGSLYDALYGTDVIPGEAGKGYNAERGEQVIRYARNLLDELFPLQQGSHHDASCYRVMDNGFAIELSSGAMTTLANPDAFKGFQGAADSPSAILLKNNGLHIEIQIDPEHPVGRTDKAYVKDVVLESAITAIQDFEDSVAAVDAEDKAEVYRNMLGLYKGNLSAEFQKGGRTLLRTLEKDREYRSLSGESFRLLGRSTLLIRNVGHLMTTPAVLDEYCCEIPEGILDTLVTAVIARYDLNKKASDPIRNSRTGSVYIVKPKMQGPEEVAFCSQLFARTEQLTGLVKNTLKMGIMDEEHRTTLNLKACIAAASERVIFINTGFLDRTGSEMHVNMEAGPMVPKTEMKHQQWIRSYEDWNVDIGLQSGLSGHAQIGKGMWAMPDAMADMLETKVAHPQAGANCAWVPSPTAATLHAIHYHRVKVTDVQQSLEGRHTSFSDLLQVPVMEASEPLHSDTIHRELENNAQGILGYVVRWIDQGVGCSKVPDINNVNLMEDRATLRISAQHMANWLHFGICSEHQVREVFNRMAAIVDRQNADTEGYTPMCADLNNSTAFRAALSLVLKGLVQPSGYTEPLLHKYRYRLKHDRDLSSIVSLCRSAKEAVAEI; encoded by the coding sequence ATGGCGCCCCAGATCCATTCAGACCAGGGATACAAGTCCAGGTGCAGACTGTTTGTTGACACGCCCCTGATTCATTTTATTGAAAAGGAGCTACTGCCTGGCAGTGGCGTGTCGGTTGAAACTTTTTACGAGTCTCTTACAACGCTGGTGCAGGAGTTTGGTAAAACGAACAGGGCGCTGCTGAAAAAGCGTCTGGACTATAAAGGCCAGATTGACCAGTGGCATAAAGACCGGCGTGAGCAGGGGATTGCCTTCGACGCCGGTGCTTTTGAACAGTTTTTACGTGACACAGGCTATATTGTCGAAGCGCCGGATCAGGTAAAGGTGACGACCTCCGGGGTAGATCCTGAACTGGCGAACATTGCAGGTCCACAGCTGGTCGTGCCGGTTAAAAACGCGCGCTTTGCCCTGAATGCTGCCAATGCCCGCTGGGGCAGTTTATACGACGCACTCTATGGTACCGATGTGATTCCCGGCGAAGCGGGTAAAGGCTATAACGCTGAACGTGGCGAACAGGTGATTCGCTATGCCAGAAACCTGCTGGATGAGTTGTTCCCGTTGCAACAGGGTAGCCATCACGATGCCAGCTGTTATCGCGTGATGGATAATGGATTTGCCATAGAGCTGTCGTCCGGAGCCATGACGACACTGGCAAACCCTGACGCCTTTAAGGGGTTTCAGGGTGCAGCAGACAGTCCGTCAGCCATTTTGCTGAAGAATAACGGGTTACATATTGAGATCCAGATTGACCCGGAACACCCTGTTGGTCGTACCGACAAAGCTTATGTAAAAGATGTTGTGCTGGAGTCAGCCATTACCGCTATTCAGGATTTCGAGGATTCTGTTGCAGCGGTGGATGCAGAAGACAAGGCTGAAGTTTATAGAAATATGCTGGGTCTCTATAAAGGCAATTTATCTGCAGAATTTCAGAAAGGTGGTCGAACTCTGCTTCGTACTCTGGAGAAGGACCGTGAGTATCGTTCCCTGTCGGGTGAGTCATTCCGACTGCTTGGTCGCAGTACCCTGTTGATTCGCAATGTCGGTCACCTGATGACCACCCCGGCGGTTCTGGACGAGTACTGTTGTGAAATACCGGAAGGCATTCTGGATACGCTGGTCACTGCGGTGATTGCCCGTTATGACCTGAATAAAAAAGCATCCGACCCGATTCGTAACAGTCGCACCGGCAGTGTTTATATCGTTAAGCCCAAGATGCAGGGACCGGAAGAAGTCGCATTCTGCAGTCAGTTATTTGCCCGCACCGAGCAACTGACGGGTCTGGTTAAAAACACTCTGAAAATGGGCATTATGGATGAAGAACACCGGACGACGCTGAACCTGAAAGCATGCATTGCCGCCGCCAGTGAACGAGTTATTTTCATTAATACCGGTTTTCTGGACCGCACCGGCAGTGAAATGCATGTGAATATGGAAGCCGGCCCCATGGTGCCTAAAACCGAAATGAAGCACCAGCAGTGGATCAGGTCTTATGAAGACTGGAATGTGGATATTGGCCTGCAGAGTGGTCTGTCTGGTCATGCCCAGATTGGTAAGGGTATGTGGGCGATGCCTGATGCCATGGCTGATATGCTGGAAACCAAGGTAGCTCATCCGCAGGCGGGTGCCAACTGTGCCTGGGTGCCTTCGCCGACGGCTGCAACGCTTCATGCAATTCACTACCACAGGGTTAAGGTGACAGACGTTCAGCAATCCCTTGAAGGACGTCATACGTCGTTCAGTGATTTATTGCAGGTGCCGGTTATGGAAGCTTCTGAACCGTTGCATTCTGACACCATTCACAGAGAGCTGGAAAATAATGCGCAGGGGATTCTCGGTTATGTCGTGCGCTGGATTGATCAGGGCGTTGGTTGTTCCAAGGTGCCTGATATCAATAACGTTAACCTGATGGAAGACCGGGCAACTCTGAGGATTTCAGCCCAGCATATGGCTAACTGGCTGCATTTTGGTATTTGCAGTGAACATCAGGTGCGGGAAGTGTTTAACCGAATGGCGGCAATTGTTGACCGGCAAAATGCAGACACAGAAGGTTATACCCCCATGTGCGCCGATCTTAACAACAGTACGGCGTTCAGGGCGGCTTTGAGTCTGGTGCTTAAAGGACTGGTTCAGCCGTCCGGTTATACAGAACCACTGTTGCACAAATACCGCTATCGACTGAAACACGATCGTGACCTGAGCAGCATTGTCAGTCTGTGTCGCAGCGCTAAAGAAGCGGTAGCTGAGATTTAG
- a CDS encoding LysR family transcriptional regulator, whose protein sequence is MNIRKTDLNLLVYLNVLLEERSVSKAADKLAITQPAMSNALKRLRELFDDPILVRTADGMTPTDKAVKLKPDIVELLSLAEQITQPDRDFSISHSEATFRIMASDYMEATLITPFIRHVLSDAPHINFDLLTPGDVGLHDMEKGTIDLAINRFTTLPKSFHQATVWRDNFCCLLHRDHPYVSQPDLDNYLAAEHIWVNRMGWGAESVASNKSGAQRLGWVDEALWQLDKTRSIRVFTRHYMMMGLLLQEPQLIATIPRRLARIYQDSEELAVCRVPFQIVPFEIKMIWSPLRQHSRAHQWLRRSLLEFSETVLDR, encoded by the coding sequence GTGAATATAAGAAAAACAGACCTGAATTTACTGGTATACCTTAATGTGCTACTGGAAGAGCGGAGTGTTTCCAAAGCTGCTGACAAGCTTGCCATTACTCAGCCTGCCATGAGCAATGCCCTGAAACGCCTGCGGGAACTGTTTGATGACCCGATTCTGGTGCGCACCGCCGATGGTATGACGCCAACCGACAAGGCGGTAAAACTGAAACCGGATATTGTTGAGCTACTCAGTCTGGCAGAGCAGATCACCCAGCCTGACCGGGACTTTTCTATCAGTCACAGTGAAGCAACGTTCAGGATCATGGCATCGGACTACATGGAAGCAACCCTGATCACGCCGTTTATCCGGCACGTGCTGAGCGATGCCCCCCATATCAATTTTGACCTGCTGACCCCTGGCGATGTAGGTCTGCACGATATGGAAAAAGGTACCATCGACCTTGCTATCAACCGGTTCACTACCCTGCCAAAGTCGTTTCATCAGGCGACAGTGTGGCGGGATAATTTCTGTTGCCTGTTGCACAGGGATCACCCTTATGTCAGCCAGCCCGACCTTGACAACTATCTGGCAGCTGAACATATCTGGGTAAACCGGATGGGCTGGGGAGCCGAATCTGTAGCGAGCAATAAATCAGGGGCGCAGCGTCTTGGGTGGGTGGATGAAGCACTCTGGCAGCTGGATAAAACACGGTCTATCCGGGTGTTTACACGACACTATATGATGATGGGGTTGTTACTGCAGGAACCTCAGCTGATCGCAACCATTCCACGACGACTGGCAAGAATCTATCAAGACAGTGAAGAGCTGGCTGTATGCAGGGTTCCCTTTCAGATCGTACCTTTTGAAATCAAGATGATCTGGAGCCCTTTACGCCAGCATTCCAGGGCGCATCAATGGCTGAGGCGATCACTTCTGGAGTTTTCGGAAACGGTTCTGGATCGGTAA